One Centropristis striata isolate RG_2023a ecotype Rhode Island chromosome 22, C.striata_1.0, whole genome shotgun sequence genomic window carries:
- the nap1l1 gene encoding nucleosome assembly protein 1-like 1 isoform X3, with amino-acid sequence MADIDNKDQAEMDPADMEDVEEVEEEETGEDENSKARQLTVQMMQNPQILAALQERLDGLNGSPSGYMESLPKVVKRRVNALKNLQVKCAHIEAKFYEEVHELERKYAALYQPLFDKRSDIVKAAYEPTDEECEWKADEEEELTDEMKEKAKLEEEKKDEEKEDPKGIPEFWLTVFKNVDLLSDMLQEHDEPILKHLQDIKVKFSDPGQPMSFTLEFHFEPNDFFTNTVLTKTYKMRSEPDETDPFSFDGPEIMCCTGCTIEWTKGKNVTLKTIKKKQKHKGRGTVRTVTKTVPNDSFFNFFTPPEVPENGELDEDSEAVLAADFEIGHFIRERIVPRAVLYFTGEAIEDDDDDYDEEGEEADDEEGEEEADEENDPDYDPKKDAAPPAECKQQ; translated from the exons ATGGCAGACATCGACAA CAAAGACCAGGCTGAGATGGACCCGGCAGATATGGAGGACGTGGAGGAagtagaagaggaggagacggGAGAAGATGAGAACAGCAAAG ctcGTCAGCTGACTGTCCAGATGATGCAGAATCCACAGATCCTGGCTGCGCTGCAGGAGAGGCTGGATGGTCTCAATGGCTCGCCGTCAGGGTACATGGAGAG TTTACCAAAGGTTGTAAAGAGACGTGTAAACGCCCTCAAGAACCTGCAGGTCAAATGTGCCCACATTGAAGCAAAGTTCTATGAAGAAGTCCATGAACTGGAGAGAAAGTATGCAGCCCTCTATCAGCCCCTCTTCGACAAA AGAAGTGACATAGTGAAAGCAGCTTATGAGCCCACAGATGAGGAATGTGAATGGAAGgcagatgaggaggaagagctgACA GACGAGATGAAGGAGAAGGCCAAGttagaggaagagaagaaggacGAGGAGAAGGAAGACCCCAAAGGCATCCCAGAGTTCTGGTTAACGGTTTTCAAAAACGTGGACCTGCTCAGCGACATGCTGCAG GAACACGATGAACCCATCCTTAAACATTTACAAGATATTAAAGTAAAGTTCTCAGATCCAGGACAGCCCATG AGCTTCACGTTAGAGTTCCACTTTGAGCCCAACGACTTCTTCACAAACACAGTGTTGACAAAAACCTACAAGATGAGGTCAGAGCCCGACGAGACCGACCCCTTCTCTTTCGATGGACCAGAGATCATGTGCTGCACAGG TTGCACGATTGAGTGGACGAAGGGCAAGAACGTCACGTTGAAAACAATCAAGAAGAAACAGAAGCACAAGGGCCGCGGCACAGTGAGGACAGTCACCAAAACGGTCCCCAATGACTCCTTCTTCAACTTCTTCACCCCGCCAGAGG TTCCAGAAAATGGCGAGTTG GATGAGGACTCGGAGGCGGTCCTGGCTGCAGACTTTGAAATTGGCCACTTCATCCGTGAGCGTATCGTACCCCGGGCTGTGCTCTACTTCACAGGAGAGGCCATCGAGGACGACGATGACGAT tacgatgaagagggagaggaggcgGACGATGAG gaaggagaggaggaggctgaCGAGGAGAACGACCCCGACTATGATCCCAAG AAGGATGCAGCCCCCCCAGCTGAGTGCAAGCAGCAGTGA
- the nap1l1 gene encoding nucleosome assembly protein 1-like 1 isoform X5, whose translation MADIDNKDQAEMDPADMEDVEEVEEEETGEDENSKARQLTVQMMQNPQILAALQERLDGLNGSPSGYMESLPKVVKRRVNALKNLQVKCAHIEAKFYEEVHELERKYAALYQPLFDKRSDIVKAAYEPTDEECEWKADEEEELTVSKQDEMKEKAKLEEEKKDEEKEDPKGIPEFWLTVFKNVDLLSDMLQEHDEPILKHLQDIKVKFSDPGQPMSFTLEFHFEPNDFFTNTVLTKTYKMRSEPDETDPFSFDGPEIMCCTGCTIEWTKGKNVTLKTIKKKQKHKGRGTVRTVTKTVPNDSFFNFFTPPEVPENGELDEDSEAVLAADFEIGHFIRERIVPRAVLYFTGEAIEDDDDDYDEEGEEADDEEGEEEADEENDPDYDPKV comes from the exons ATGGCAGACATCGACAA CAAAGACCAGGCTGAGATGGACCCGGCAGATATGGAGGACGTGGAGGAagtagaagaggaggagacggGAGAAGATGAGAACAGCAAAG ctcGTCAGCTGACTGTCCAGATGATGCAGAATCCACAGATCCTGGCTGCGCTGCAGGAGAGGCTGGATGGTCTCAATGGCTCGCCGTCAGGGTACATGGAGAG TTTACCAAAGGTTGTAAAGAGACGTGTAAACGCCCTCAAGAACCTGCAGGTCAAATGTGCCCACATTGAAGCAAAGTTCTATGAAGAAGTCCATGAACTGGAGAGAAAGTATGCAGCCCTCTATCAGCCCCTCTTCGACAAA AGAAGTGACATAGTGAAAGCAGCTTATGAGCCCACAGATGAGGAATGTGAATGGAAGgcagatgaggaggaagagctgACAGTAAGTAAGCAG GACGAGATGAAGGAGAAGGCCAAGttagaggaagagaagaaggacGAGGAGAAGGAAGACCCCAAAGGCATCCCAGAGTTCTGGTTAACGGTTTTCAAAAACGTGGACCTGCTCAGCGACATGCTGCAG GAACACGATGAACCCATCCTTAAACATTTACAAGATATTAAAGTAAAGTTCTCAGATCCAGGACAGCCCATG AGCTTCACGTTAGAGTTCCACTTTGAGCCCAACGACTTCTTCACAAACACAGTGTTGACAAAAACCTACAAGATGAGGTCAGAGCCCGACGAGACCGACCCCTTCTCTTTCGATGGACCAGAGATCATGTGCTGCACAGG TTGCACGATTGAGTGGACGAAGGGCAAGAACGTCACGTTGAAAACAATCAAGAAGAAACAGAAGCACAAGGGCCGCGGCACAGTGAGGACAGTCACCAAAACGGTCCCCAATGACTCCTTCTTCAACTTCTTCACCCCGCCAGAGG TTCCAGAAAATGGCGAGTTG GATGAGGACTCGGAGGCGGTCCTGGCTGCAGACTTTGAAATTGGCCACTTCATCCGTGAGCGTATCGTACCCCGGGCTGTGCTCTACTTCACAGGAGAGGCCATCGAGGACGACGATGACGAT tacgatgaagagggagaggaggcgGACGATGAG gaaggagaggaggaggctgaCGAGGAGAACGACCCCGACTATGATCCCAAG GTTTAA
- the nap1l1 gene encoding nucleosome assembly protein 1-like 1 isoform X4 has product MADIDNKDQAEMDPADMEDVEEVEEEETGEDENSKARQLTVQMMQNPQILAALQERLDGLNGSPSGYMESLPKVVKRRVNALKNLQVKCAHIEAKFYEEVHELERKYAALYQPLFDKRSDIVKAAYEPTDEECEWKADEEEELTDEMKEKAKLEEEKKDEEKEDPKGIPEFWLTVFKNVDLLSDMLQEHDEPILKHLQDIKVKFSDPGQPMSFTLEFHFEPNDFFTNTVLTKTYKMRSEPDETDPFSFDGPEIMCCTGCTIEWTKGKNVTLKTIKKKQKHKGRGTVRTVTKTVPNDSFFNFFTPPEVPENGELDEDSEAVLAADFEIGHFIRERIVPRAVLYFTGEAIEDDDDDYDEEGEEADDEEGEEEADEENDPDYDPKDAAPPAECKQQ; this is encoded by the exons ATGGCAGACATCGACAA CAAAGACCAGGCTGAGATGGACCCGGCAGATATGGAGGACGTGGAGGAagtagaagaggaggagacggGAGAAGATGAGAACAGCAAAG ctcGTCAGCTGACTGTCCAGATGATGCAGAATCCACAGATCCTGGCTGCGCTGCAGGAGAGGCTGGATGGTCTCAATGGCTCGCCGTCAGGGTACATGGAGAG TTTACCAAAGGTTGTAAAGAGACGTGTAAACGCCCTCAAGAACCTGCAGGTCAAATGTGCCCACATTGAAGCAAAGTTCTATGAAGAAGTCCATGAACTGGAGAGAAAGTATGCAGCCCTCTATCAGCCCCTCTTCGACAAA AGAAGTGACATAGTGAAAGCAGCTTATGAGCCCACAGATGAGGAATGTGAATGGAAGgcagatgaggaggaagagctgACA GACGAGATGAAGGAGAAGGCCAAGttagaggaagagaagaaggacGAGGAGAAGGAAGACCCCAAAGGCATCCCAGAGTTCTGGTTAACGGTTTTCAAAAACGTGGACCTGCTCAGCGACATGCTGCAG GAACACGATGAACCCATCCTTAAACATTTACAAGATATTAAAGTAAAGTTCTCAGATCCAGGACAGCCCATG AGCTTCACGTTAGAGTTCCACTTTGAGCCCAACGACTTCTTCACAAACACAGTGTTGACAAAAACCTACAAGATGAGGTCAGAGCCCGACGAGACCGACCCCTTCTCTTTCGATGGACCAGAGATCATGTGCTGCACAGG TTGCACGATTGAGTGGACGAAGGGCAAGAACGTCACGTTGAAAACAATCAAGAAGAAACAGAAGCACAAGGGCCGCGGCACAGTGAGGACAGTCACCAAAACGGTCCCCAATGACTCCTTCTTCAACTTCTTCACCCCGCCAGAGG TTCCAGAAAATGGCGAGTTG GATGAGGACTCGGAGGCGGTCCTGGCTGCAGACTTTGAAATTGGCCACTTCATCCGTGAGCGTATCGTACCCCGGGCTGTGCTCTACTTCACAGGAGAGGCCATCGAGGACGACGATGACGAT tacgatgaagagggagaggaggcgGACGATGAG gaaggagaggaggaggctgaCGAGGAGAACGACCCCGACTATGATCCCAAG GATGCAGCCCCCCCAGCTGAGTGCAAGCAGCAGTGA
- the nap1l1 gene encoding nucleosome assembly protein 1-like 1 isoform X1, producing MADIDNKDQAEMDPADMEDVEEVEEEETGEDENSKARQLTVQMMQNPQILAALQERLDGLNGSPSGYMESLPKVVKRRVNALKNLQVKCAHIEAKFYEEVHELERKYAALYQPLFDKRSDIVKAAYEPTDEECEWKADEEEELTVSKQDEMKEKAKLEEEKKDEEKEDPKGIPEFWLTVFKNVDLLSDMLQEHDEPILKHLQDIKVKFSDPGQPMSFTLEFHFEPNDFFTNTVLTKTYKMRSEPDETDPFSFDGPEIMCCTGCTIEWTKGKNVTLKTIKKKQKHKGRGTVRTVTKTVPNDSFFNFFTPPEVPENGELDEDSEAVLAADFEIGHFIRERIVPRAVLYFTGEAIEDDDDDYDEEGEEADDEEGEEEADEENDPDYDPKKDAAPPAECKQQ from the exons ATGGCAGACATCGACAA CAAAGACCAGGCTGAGATGGACCCGGCAGATATGGAGGACGTGGAGGAagtagaagaggaggagacggGAGAAGATGAGAACAGCAAAG ctcGTCAGCTGACTGTCCAGATGATGCAGAATCCACAGATCCTGGCTGCGCTGCAGGAGAGGCTGGATGGTCTCAATGGCTCGCCGTCAGGGTACATGGAGAG TTTACCAAAGGTTGTAAAGAGACGTGTAAACGCCCTCAAGAACCTGCAGGTCAAATGTGCCCACATTGAAGCAAAGTTCTATGAAGAAGTCCATGAACTGGAGAGAAAGTATGCAGCCCTCTATCAGCCCCTCTTCGACAAA AGAAGTGACATAGTGAAAGCAGCTTATGAGCCCACAGATGAGGAATGTGAATGGAAGgcagatgaggaggaagagctgACAGTAAGTAAGCAG GACGAGATGAAGGAGAAGGCCAAGttagaggaagagaagaaggacGAGGAGAAGGAAGACCCCAAAGGCATCCCAGAGTTCTGGTTAACGGTTTTCAAAAACGTGGACCTGCTCAGCGACATGCTGCAG GAACACGATGAACCCATCCTTAAACATTTACAAGATATTAAAGTAAAGTTCTCAGATCCAGGACAGCCCATG AGCTTCACGTTAGAGTTCCACTTTGAGCCCAACGACTTCTTCACAAACACAGTGTTGACAAAAACCTACAAGATGAGGTCAGAGCCCGACGAGACCGACCCCTTCTCTTTCGATGGACCAGAGATCATGTGCTGCACAGG TTGCACGATTGAGTGGACGAAGGGCAAGAACGTCACGTTGAAAACAATCAAGAAGAAACAGAAGCACAAGGGCCGCGGCACAGTGAGGACAGTCACCAAAACGGTCCCCAATGACTCCTTCTTCAACTTCTTCACCCCGCCAGAGG TTCCAGAAAATGGCGAGTTG GATGAGGACTCGGAGGCGGTCCTGGCTGCAGACTTTGAAATTGGCCACTTCATCCGTGAGCGTATCGTACCCCGGGCTGTGCTCTACTTCACAGGAGAGGCCATCGAGGACGACGATGACGAT tacgatgaagagggagaggaggcgGACGATGAG gaaggagaggaggaggctgaCGAGGAGAACGACCCCGACTATGATCCCAAG AAGGATGCAGCCCCCCCAGCTGAGTGCAAGCAGCAGTGA
- the nap1l1 gene encoding nucleosome assembly protein 1-like 1 isoform X2, translating into MADIDNKDQAEMDPADMEDVEEVEEEETGEDENSKARQLTVQMMQNPQILAALQERLDGLNGSPSGYMESLPKVVKRRVNALKNLQVKCAHIEAKFYEEVHELERKYAALYQPLFDKRSDIVKAAYEPTDEECEWKADEEEELTVSKQDEMKEKAKLEEEKKDEEKEDPKGIPEFWLTVFKNVDLLSDMLQEHDEPILKHLQDIKVKFSDPGQPMSFTLEFHFEPNDFFTNTVLTKTYKMRSEPDETDPFSFDGPEIMCCTGCTIEWTKGKNVTLKTIKKKQKHKGRGTVRTVTKTVPNDSFFNFFTPPEVPENGELDEDSEAVLAADFEIGHFIRERIVPRAVLYFTGEAIEDDDDDYDEEGEEADDEEGEEEADEENDPDYDPKDAAPPAECKQQ; encoded by the exons ATGGCAGACATCGACAA CAAAGACCAGGCTGAGATGGACCCGGCAGATATGGAGGACGTGGAGGAagtagaagaggaggagacggGAGAAGATGAGAACAGCAAAG ctcGTCAGCTGACTGTCCAGATGATGCAGAATCCACAGATCCTGGCTGCGCTGCAGGAGAGGCTGGATGGTCTCAATGGCTCGCCGTCAGGGTACATGGAGAG TTTACCAAAGGTTGTAAAGAGACGTGTAAACGCCCTCAAGAACCTGCAGGTCAAATGTGCCCACATTGAAGCAAAGTTCTATGAAGAAGTCCATGAACTGGAGAGAAAGTATGCAGCCCTCTATCAGCCCCTCTTCGACAAA AGAAGTGACATAGTGAAAGCAGCTTATGAGCCCACAGATGAGGAATGTGAATGGAAGgcagatgaggaggaagagctgACAGTAAGTAAGCAG GACGAGATGAAGGAGAAGGCCAAGttagaggaagagaagaaggacGAGGAGAAGGAAGACCCCAAAGGCATCCCAGAGTTCTGGTTAACGGTTTTCAAAAACGTGGACCTGCTCAGCGACATGCTGCAG GAACACGATGAACCCATCCTTAAACATTTACAAGATATTAAAGTAAAGTTCTCAGATCCAGGACAGCCCATG AGCTTCACGTTAGAGTTCCACTTTGAGCCCAACGACTTCTTCACAAACACAGTGTTGACAAAAACCTACAAGATGAGGTCAGAGCCCGACGAGACCGACCCCTTCTCTTTCGATGGACCAGAGATCATGTGCTGCACAGG TTGCACGATTGAGTGGACGAAGGGCAAGAACGTCACGTTGAAAACAATCAAGAAGAAACAGAAGCACAAGGGCCGCGGCACAGTGAGGACAGTCACCAAAACGGTCCCCAATGACTCCTTCTTCAACTTCTTCACCCCGCCAGAGG TTCCAGAAAATGGCGAGTTG GATGAGGACTCGGAGGCGGTCCTGGCTGCAGACTTTGAAATTGGCCACTTCATCCGTGAGCGTATCGTACCCCGGGCTGTGCTCTACTTCACAGGAGAGGCCATCGAGGACGACGATGACGAT tacgatgaagagggagaggaggcgGACGATGAG gaaggagaggaggaggctgaCGAGGAGAACGACCCCGACTATGATCCCAAG GATGCAGCCCCCCCAGCTGAGTGCAAGCAGCAGTGA
- the phlda1 gene encoding pleckstrin homology-like domain family A member 1 — translation MLENGRKVFKEGLLEKRSDGLLQLWKKKHCVLTEDGVLLLPPKQHDQPQHNQPHHGGGDAGKVKELHFANMKTVDCVERKGKYIYFTVVMTEGKEIDFRCPQDEGWNAEITLQMVQYKNRQAILAVKSTRQKQQLLVVQMPGQKTVRSSPNVA, via the coding sequence ATGCTGGAAAACGGGAGGAAGGTGTTCAAGGAGGGTCTGCTGGAGAAGCGGAGCGACGggctgctgcagctctggaAGAAGAAACACTGCGTCCTGACCGAGGACggcgtgctgctgctgccgcccaAGCAGCACGACCAGCCGCAGCACAACCAGCCGCACCACGGCGGAGGGGACGCGGGCAAAGTCAAGGAGCTGCACTTCGCCAACATGAAGACGGTGGACTGCGTGGAGCGGAAGGGCAAGTACATCTACTTCACGGTGGTCATGACGGAGGGGAAGGAGATCGACTTCAGGTGCCCGCAGGACGAGGGCTGGAACGCGGAGATCACCTTGCAGATGGTCCAGTACAAGAACCGGCAGGCGATCCTGGCCGTCAAGTCCACCCGGCAGAAGCAGCAGCTGCTCGTCGTGCAGATGCCCGGCCAGAAGACGGTCCGCAGCTCGCCAAACGTTGCGTGA